One segment of Candidatus Eisenbacteria bacterium DNA contains the following:
- a CDS encoding PD40 domain-containing protein: MKRFTVPFPLLFALFLLLAAAPPAAAEEGGADLFLARHPSLSPDASRIAFCAMGDIWVVPVEGGDARRVTVHDAYDDRPIWSPDGTRIAFVSDRHGNDDVFVIDAGGGRPERLTYHSANDALTDWSPTGILFGSRREDMWGMLYRVRENTPVPEMVLADRSLSAAMSPDGAWLAWVRGWTPWWRKHYRGEASRDIWIRAAAGGPSEKLTLWAGDDDYPMWAPGGDALYFVSEREDGAANIWKQPLGLSSGAPRAAGAPVRLTSHEERSIEYASISADGRTIVYEWKNQVWTVPAAGGAARRVPIRLVSDDKWNRVVRKVRGSGCTEFTLSPDGSELAFVVHGEVFVMELEDGEGTDRIQRVTDTAGREREAAWAPDGEALYFASDEEGDTDIWMVRSSDEEEKRLSRSRKRETVKVIDSNENDMFPLPSPDGKKLLFRRGANYLWIADIDGSGQRLLVPGPDVQTFHWSGDSRWVSYSQSTLGSLEDVMLVPADGGVPFNVTRSPRDDYNPTFVFEGKRLAFATRDDQGSLWMRYLWLTREEWLKSDADREEEEEAAEKTKDEKKKDEEGEKEEDEEETIVVELGDVTPRIVDVVRADGSYNPWSVSPDGRLYAFQGNALGSADLWLATDDGERLTRVTHDGAGPSNIIFSSDNASLWFLAGGRILRAVVSEDGDVSSGPKPVSFQAEYTVDRALEAGQKFDEAWSLLYDGFYDERFHGVDWKALREEYAPRAKAAYTVEDFSDVLSEMIGELSASHLGVYPPGKGGDDDATGRTGILPDFSYAGPGVRVAAVTPDGPTDREGSRVRPGEYILEVNGETIGNAGWYALLNHTIGKKTDLIVADDGRGKNRREVTITPIGSGALNGLLSRQWEDENRAMVERLSGGRIGYVHVSAMGAGEMHRFRKELWAYAGDKEALVLDVRYNNGGSTHDELITILQRRPYAVERSRGREENFNPHEMWNRPVACVINERSYSDGEIFPWAFKEMGLGALVGTNTYGAVIGTHDVQLVDGTWFRIPGSGWFGLDGTNLENTGAAPDVPAYAVPEERAAGRDAQLEAAVRYLLEEIR, encoded by the coding sequence ATGAAGCGTTTCACCGTTCCGTTCCCGCTCCTCTTCGCGCTTTTCCTTCTCCTCGCCGCCGCGCCGCCGGCCGCCGCGGAAGAGGGAGGCGCGGATCTCTTTCTCGCGCGCCATCCCTCCCTCTCGCCGGACGCCTCGCGGATCGCCTTCTGCGCCATGGGCGATATATGGGTCGTTCCCGTCGAAGGGGGCGATGCGCGACGCGTGACCGTTCACGATGCGTACGACGACCGTCCGATCTGGTCCCCCGACGGCACGCGGATCGCCTTCGTTTCGGATCGCCACGGCAACGACGACGTCTTCGTCATCGACGCCGGCGGCGGACGACCGGAACGGCTCACCTACCACTCCGCCAACGACGCCCTTACCGACTGGAGCCCCACCGGGATTCTCTTCGGCTCCCGGCGGGAGGACATGTGGGGGATGCTCTACCGGGTGCGCGAGAACACGCCGGTGCCGGAGATGGTGCTCGCCGACCGCTCCCTCTCGGCGGCGATGTCGCCGGACGGCGCCTGGCTCGCCTGGGTGCGCGGCTGGACGCCCTGGTGGCGCAAGCACTACCGCGGCGAGGCGAGCCGGGACATCTGGATCCGCGCCGCCGCGGGCGGGCCGAGCGAGAAGCTGACCCTCTGGGCGGGGGACGACGACTACCCGATGTGGGCTCCGGGCGGCGACGCGCTTTACTTCGTTTCCGAACGGGAGGACGGCGCGGCCAACATCTGGAAGCAGCCGCTCGGCCTCTCTTCCGGCGCCCCCCGGGCCGCCGGGGCGCCGGTGCGGCTCACGAGCCACGAGGAGCGTTCCATCGAGTACGCCTCCATCTCCGCCGACGGGCGAACGATCGTTTATGAATGGAAAAACCAGGTTTGGACCGTTCCGGCGGCGGGGGGCGCGGCGCGGCGCGTGCCGATCCGCCTCGTCAGCGACGACAAGTGGAACCGCGTCGTCCGCAAGGTTCGCGGCTCGGGATGCACCGAGTTCACCCTGTCGCCGGACGGCTCCGAACTCGCCTTCGTCGTCCACGGCGAGGTGTTCGTGATGGAGCTGGAGGACGGCGAGGGAACCGACCGGATTCAACGGGTGACCGACACCGCCGGCCGGGAGCGGGAGGCGGCCTGGGCGCCGGACGGCGAAGCCCTCTACTTCGCGAGCGACGAGGAAGGGGACACGGATATTTGGATGGTGCGCTCCTCCGACGAGGAGGAGAAGCGCCTCTCCCGCTCCCGCAAGCGGGAGACGGTGAAGGTGATCGACTCGAACGAAAACGACATGTTCCCCCTCCCCTCGCCGGACGGGAAGAAGCTCCTCTTTCGGCGGGGCGCCAACTACCTCTGGATCGCCGACATCGACGGCTCGGGGCAGAGACTCCTCGTCCCCGGCCCGGACGTGCAGACCTTCCACTGGTCCGGCGATTCCCGCTGGGTTTCTTATTCTCAGTCGACCCTCGGCTCGCTGGAGGACGTCATGCTCGTCCCCGCCGACGGAGGCGTCCCCTTCAACGTCACCCGTTCCCCCCGGGACGATTACAACCCGACCTTCGTATTCGAAGGGAAACGGCTCGCTTTCGCCACCCGGGACGACCAGGGAAGCCTCTGGATGCGCTACCTCTGGCTCACCCGCGAGGAGTGGCTGAAGAGCGACGCCGACCGTGAGGAGGAAGAGGAGGCGGCCGAGAAGACGAAGGACGAAAAGAAAAAGGACGAGGAGGGCGAGAAGGAGGAGGACGAGGAGGAAACGATCGTCGTCGAACTGGGCGACGTGACGCCGCGGATCGTCGACGTGGTCCGCGCCGACGGAAGCTACAATCCTTGGTCCGTCTCGCCCGACGGACGGCTCTACGCCTTTCAGGGGAACGCCCTCGGTTCCGCCGATCTCTGGCTCGCCACCGACGACGGCGAGCGCCTGACCCGAGTCACTCACGACGGCGCCGGGCCGTCCAACATCATTTTCTCCTCCGACAACGCCTCCCTTTGGTTCCTCGCGGGCGGGCGGATCCTGCGCGCTGTCGTGAGCGAGGACGGCGACGTCTCCTCGGGGCCGAAGCCGGTTTCCTTCCAGGCGGAATACACCGTGGACCGCGCGCTCGAGGCGGGACAGAAATTCGACGAAGCCTGGTCCCTCCTCTACGACGGCTTCTACGACGAACGCTTCCACGGCGTCGATTGGAAAGCGCTCCGCGAGGAGTACGCCCCCCGGGCGAAGGCGGCCTACACGGTGGAGGACTTCTCCGACGTCCTCTCCGAGATGATCGGCGAACTCTCCGCCTCCCACCTCGGCGTCTATCCTCCCGGGAAGGGAGGAGACGACGACGCCACCGGACGCACCGGCATCCTCCCCGATTTCTCCTACGCCGGCCCCGGCGTGCGCGTCGCCGCGGTGACGCCGGACGGCCCGACGGATCGCGAGGGGAGCCGCGTCCGTCCCGGCGAGTACATCCTGGAGGTGAACGGCGAAACGATCGGGAACGCCGGCTGGTACGCCCTTCTGAACCACACCATCGGCAAAAAGACGGACCTGATCGTGGCCGATGACGGCCGCGGCAAGAACCGCCGCGAGGTGACGATCACGCCGATCGGCTCCGGCGCCCTCAATGGTCTCCTCTCCCGCCAATGGGAGGACGAGAACCGGGCGATGGTGGAGCGCCTCTCCGGCGGCCGGATCGGTTACGTCCACGTGAGCGCGATGGGCGCCGGCGAAATGCACCGCTTCCGCAAGGAGCTTTGGGCCTATGCCGGGGACAAGGAAGCCCTCGTTCTGGACGTGCGCTACAACAACGGCGGCTCCACCCACGACGAGCTGATCACCATCCTGCAGCGCCGCCCCTACGCGGTGGAGCGTTCCCGGGGCCGGGAAGAAAACTTCAATCCTCATGAAATGTGGAACCGGCCGGTGGCTTGCGTGATCAACGAGAGAAGCTACTCGGACGGCGAGATCTTCCCCTGGGCTTTCAAGGAAATGGGCCTCGGCGCGCTGGTGGGAACCAACACCTACGGCGCCGTGATCGGCACGCACGACGTGCAGCTCGTGGACGGGACATGGTTCCGCATCCCCGGGAGCGGTTGGTTCGGTCTGGACGGGACGAACCTGGAGAACACCGGCGCCGCGCCGGACGTTCCGGCGTACGCGGTGCCGGAGGAGCGCGCCGCCGGGCGGGACGCCCAGCTCGAGGCGGCGGTCCGCTACTTACTGGAGGAGATCCGCTAG
- the hflK gene encoding FtsH protease activity modulator HflK — protein sequence MPDQGQPFPEIRLPKIPARTIGLLVGAVVLLAILFSSVYTIEPEEVGVILTLGRYSRTSEPGLHVKAPFGIDKLYKVPVRRQLKEEFGFRTTQAGVRSEFARRGYEDESLMLTGDLNSAVVEWIVQYKISDAEQFLFRVRAPRETFRDISEAAMREIVGDRSVTEVLTTGRVEVADEVKLILQRLCEQYELGIDVQVVVLQNVNPPAPVQPSFNEVNEAIQEKEKLINQAVADYNQAIPRAEGEAHATILAAEGYALNRVNRAKGDVALFDALLTEYRKAPDVTRRRIYVESMREILAGMERKVIVDESLRGILPLLPLGKEEVKP from the coding sequence ATGCCCGACCAGGGACAGCCCTTTCCCGAGATCCGGCTTCCCAAAATTCCCGCGCGAACGATCGGCCTTCTCGTCGGGGCGGTCGTTCTCCTCGCGATCCTCTTCTCCAGCGTGTACACCATCGAACCGGAGGAGGTCGGCGTCATTCTCACGCTCGGCCGATATAGCCGCACCAGCGAGCCGGGGCTCCACGTCAAGGCGCCCTTCGGCATTGACAAGCTCTACAAGGTGCCGGTGCGTAGGCAGCTCAAAGAGGAGTTCGGCTTCCGGACCACCCAAGCGGGGGTGCGGAGCGAGTTCGCGCGCCGCGGCTACGAGGACGAATCGCTCATGCTCACCGGCGACCTGAACAGCGCCGTCGTGGAGTGGATCGTCCAGTACAAGATCTCGGACGCGGAGCAATTCCTCTTCCGGGTCCGCGCGCCGAGGGAGACCTTCCGCGACATCTCCGAGGCGGCGATGCGCGAGATCGTCGGAGACCGGAGCGTGACGGAAGTGCTCACCACCGGCCGCGTGGAGGTCGCCGACGAGGTCAAGCTGATCCTCCAGCGCCTCTGCGAGCAGTATGAGCTGGGAATCGACGTGCAGGTGGTGGTGTTGCAGAACGTGAACCCGCCGGCGCCCGTGCAGCCCTCCTTCAACGAGGTGAACGAAGCGATCCAGGAGAAGGAGAAGCTGATCAACCAGGCCGTGGCGGACTACAACCAGGCGATTCCCCGCGCCGAGGGAGAGGCGCACGCGACGATTCTCGCCGCGGAGGGATACGCCTTGAACCGGGTGAACCGCGCGAAGGGTGACGTGGCGCTGTTCGACGCGCTCCTCACCGAATACAGGAAGGCACCGGACGTCACGCGGCGACGCATCTACGTGGAATCGATGCGCGAGATTCTCGCCGGGATGGAACGGAAGGTGATCGTCGACGAGTCGCTCCGGGGGATCCTTCCCCTCCTCCCACTCGGCAAGGAGGAGGTGAAGCCATGA
- the add gene encoding adenosine deaminase: protein MGNRTTEEKREFLRSLRPPDLHRHFDGSVRPKTLWDLSQKYYSAIPGLGYEAFRGKLTYDPETDRDLLDYLGKFDIPLQYTQFYDNIQTIAEQIGRDAYAEGIRTLEVRINPIIHQRAGLTSRQVLSAVRKGLREVMRAHEDFRAGVVAIAMRNHGGNMAKILLRSLTGEIDRFHRDLGVVAFDIAGAEKPFPPILFVEPYRLAEQMGLRKTVHVGEDEGVERVWEAVDLLAPQRIGHAVSAAADPRLLKRLADEKIAVEVCLTSNLQTGAVERLEDHPLPRFLEAGIRCALCTDNPTVSRTDILREYAVAQDTFGFSDDDMARLARMAEEATFIVPLPRGE, encoded by the coding sequence ATGGGGAATCGAACGACGGAGGAGAAACGGGAGTTCCTGCGGTCGCTCCGGCCGCCCGACCTGCACCGGCACTTCGACGGATCGGTCCGTCCGAAAACGCTCTGGGATCTCTCGCAGAAGTACTACTCCGCCATTCCCGGCCTGGGCTACGAGGCGTTCCGCGGCAAGCTGACCTATGATCCGGAGACCGACCGGGACCTGCTCGACTACCTGGGCAAGTTCGATATCCCCCTCCAGTACACGCAGTTCTACGACAACATCCAGACCATCGCGGAGCAGATCGGCCGGGACGCCTACGCCGAGGGAATCCGCACGCTGGAGGTGCGGATCAATCCGATCATCCACCAGCGTGCGGGGCTGACCTCGCGCCAGGTGCTCTCGGCGGTCCGGAAGGGGCTGCGGGAGGTGATGCGCGCCCACGAGGATTTCCGGGCCGGGGTCGTGGCGATCGCCATGCGGAATCACGGCGGCAACATGGCGAAGATTCTTCTGCGGAGTCTGACCGGCGAGATCGATCGCTTTCACAGGGACCTCGGCGTGGTCGCCTTCGACATCGCGGGCGCGGAGAAACCCTTTCCGCCGATCCTTTTCGTCGAGCCGTATCGCCTCGCCGAACAGATGGGTCTCCGTAAAACGGTGCACGTCGGCGAGGACGAGGGGGTGGAGCGCGTTTGGGAGGCGGTGGACCTCCTCGCGCCGCAGCGGATCGGCCACGCCGTGAGCGCCGCCGCCGATCCGCGCCTCCTGAAGCGCCTCGCCGACGAGAAGATCGCCGTCGAGGTCTGCCTGACGTCGAACCTGCAGACCGGCGCGGTGGAGCGATTGGAGGACCATCCCCTCCCGCGTTTTCTCGAGGCGGGGATCCGTTGCGCCCTCTGCACCGACAATCCGACCGTCTCCCGGACCGACATTCTCCGGGAATACGCCGTTGCTCAGGATACTTTCGGCTTTTCCGACGACGACATGGCGCGGCTCGCCCGGATGGCGGAAGAAGCGACCTTCATCGTTCCTCTCCCGCGTGGGGAGTGA
- a CDS encoding molybdenum cofactor biosynthesis protein MoaE yields the protein MNVRVLYFGPAADAAGAHEEPVDLPEGATLETLRGRLLEIHPALAPLASSLRYAVGGTYARGDPSLESGVEVAVIPPVSGGAPEDRVRFVEGPVDGEAIAARVASPEAGAVCLFFGSARAEEGPPRLVALEYVAYEPMATETLSRLREEIMDSHGLLDLAVAHRLGRVAVGERSVAIAAAAPRRAEAFAGCRAFLDRLKEEAPIWKRAVRADGSADWVGQKPEEE from the coding sequence GTGAATGTGCGCGTTCTCTATTTCGGTCCCGCCGCCGACGCGGCGGGCGCTCACGAGGAACCCGTCGACCTGCCCGAGGGGGCGACGCTCGAAACCCTCCGCGGGAGGCTGCTGGAGATTCACCCCGCCCTCGCGCCTCTCGCCTCGTCCCTCCGTTACGCCGTCGGCGGAACCTACGCGCGAGGGGACCCGTCCCTCGAGAGCGGTGTGGAGGTGGCGGTGATCCCGCCGGTCTCCGGGGGCGCGCCGGAGGACCGTGTCCGTTTCGTCGAGGGACCGGTCGACGGAGAGGCGATCGCCGCGCGCGTCGCATCGCCGGAAGCGGGGGCGGTCTGTCTGTTCTTCGGGTCGGCGCGCGCCGAGGAGGGACCGCCGCGGCTCGTCGCGCTGGAGTACGTCGCCTACGAACCGATGGCCACGGAGACGCTCTCCCGCCTGCGCGAAGAGATCATGGACTCCCACGGGCTCCTGGACCTGGCGGTCGCGCACCGGCTCGGGCGCGTCGCCGTCGGGGAGAGGTCCGTGGCGATCGCCGCCGCCGCCCCTCGCCGCGCCGAGGCGTTCGCGGGGTGCCGCGCCTTCCTCGATCGCCTGAAGGAGGAGGCGCCGATCTGGAAGAGGGCGGTCCGGGCGGACGGGAGCGCGGATTGGGTCGGCCAAAAGCCGGAGGAGGAATGA
- the hflC gene encoding protease modulator HflC: MSKTGRNALIVVVLLLLLVLFNGLYVVSEVEQVIITQFGKPVGDAIVDAGLHFKIPFVQKANRFEKRWLEWDGSPNQIPTSDKKYIWVDTYARWRIADPLLFFQSVRDERGAQSRLDDILDGETRNAIASYPLIEVVRASKREMALDIDTEEFGETPISSLIETGREKISRSILAAASVVTPAYGIELVDLRIKRVNYIENVREKVYDRMISERLRIADKSRSEGQGRSAEIRGEKEKELQRIVSDAYRQAQEIRGRADAEAAAIYAASYGRDPELYQFLATLEAYKATLGENALLVTGQDTDFFRYLESMRGR, from the coding sequence ATGAGCAAGACCGGAAGAAACGCGCTGATCGTCGTCGTGCTTCTCCTGCTTCTCGTCCTCTTCAACGGCCTCTACGTGGTGAGCGAGGTGGAGCAGGTCATCATCACCCAGTTCGGCAAGCCGGTGGGCGACGCGATCGTCGACGCGGGCCTCCACTTCAAGATCCCCTTCGTTCAGAAGGCGAACCGCTTCGAGAAGCGTTGGCTGGAGTGGGACGGCTCGCCCAACCAGATCCCGACGAGCGACAAGAAATACATCTGGGTCGACACCTACGCGCGCTGGCGGATCGCCGACCCGCTCCTCTTCTTCCAGAGCGTGCGGGACGAACGGGGCGCCCAGTCGAGGCTCGACGACATCCTGGACGGCGAAACCCGCAACGCCATCGCCAGCTATCCGCTGATCGAGGTGGTCCGCGCCTCGAAACGGGAGATGGCCCTGGACATCGATACGGAGGAATTCGGCGAAACGCCCATCTCCAGCCTGATCGAGACGGGGCGGGAGAAAATCAGCCGAAGCATCCTCGCGGCGGCTTCCGTGGTCACTCCGGCCTACGGGATCGAGCTGGTGGATCTCCGGATCAAGCGGGTCAACTACATAGAGAACGTGCGCGAAAAAGTTTATGATCGAATGATCAGCGAGCGGCTTCGGATCGCCGACAAGTCCCGCTCCGAGGGGCAGGGTCGGAGCGCCGAGATCCGCGGCGAGAAGGAGAAGGAGCTGCAGAGAATCGTTTCCGACGCCTACCGGCAGGCGCAGGAAATCCGGGGCCGCGCGGACGCCGAGGCGGCAGCCATCTACGCAGCCAGCTACGGACGCGATCCGGAGCTGTACCAGTTCCTCGCCACGCTGGAGGCGTACAAGGCCACCCTG